In Zingiber officinale cultivar Zhangliang chromosome 1A, Zo_v1.1, whole genome shotgun sequence, a genomic segment contains:
- the LOC121998080 gene encoding GDSL esterase/lipase At3g26430-like, giving the protein MEITTLIAIFISGLLLVNVPASSDSCHFPAIFNFGDSNSDTGGLSAAFGAAPPPHGESFFGKPAGRYCDGRLLIDFIASSLGLPFLSAYLNSIGTNFSHGANFATAGSTIRQPYATLTQSGFSPISMDVQTWEFSQFKSRSQALIQQGLFKDQLPKEEYFSQALYTIDIGQNDLTEGYFRNWTTDEVKSAIPDILDKFVLAIQSIYWEGGRYFWIHNTGPFGCLPYVLDRLTLKAPEVDRFGCGAPFNHVAQLFNQKLNQTLSQLRKDLPLGVFTYVDIYSVKRELLSHAHQHGFELPLVACCGHGGKYNYNINIGCGSTVTRNGKEVMIGKACQNPSKRIIWDGVHYTDAANKWIFQQIMDGKFSDPPVPLRLACKVKA; this is encoded by the exons ATGGAAATAACAACCCTAATCGCCATCTTTATATCTGGTTTACTA ctcgttaacgttc CCGCCTCCTCTGATTCTTGCCACTTCCCGGCCATCTTCAATTTCGGCGACTCTAACTCTGACACTGGTGGGCTGTCGGCCGCCTTTGGGGCAGCCCCGCCACCCCACGGTGAGTCCTTCTTTGGCAAGCCGGCAGGCCGGTACTGCGATGGTCGCCTCCTCATCGATTTTATCG CGAGCAGCCTAGGCCTCCCGTTCCTCAGCGCTTACCTCAACTCTATTGGCACCAACTTCTCTCACGGTGCGAACTTTGCCACGGCCGGGTCGACGATCAGGCAACCTTACGCCACACTGACCCAATCCGGCTTCAGCCCCATCTCCATGGACGTCCAGACCTGGGAGTTCTCCCAGTTTAAGTCTCGCTCCCAAGCACTTATCCAGCAAG GATTGTTCAAGGATCAACTGCCGAAGGAAGAGTACTTCTCTCAAGCCCTATACACGATCGACATCGGCCAAAATGATCTCACAGAGGGTTACTTCAGAAATTGGACCACCGACGAAGTCAAATCGGCCATTCCTGATATCTTGGACAAGTTTGTTCTCGCCATTCAG AGCATTTACTGGGAGGGAGGGAGGTACTTTTGGATTCACAACACCGGGCCTTTTGGCTGCCTCCCTTATGTTTTGGACCGGCTCACCCTTAAAGCGCCAGAGGTGGACCGATTTGGCTGTGGGGCTCCCTTCAACCATGTGGCCCAACTCTTTAACCAAAAGCTAAATCAAACTTTGAGTCAATTGAGGAAGGATCTCCCGCTTGGCGTCTTCACCTATGTAGATATTTACTCGGTCAAGCGCGAGCTCCTAAGCCATGCGCACCAGCATG GGTTTGAGTTGCCACTCGTAGCGTGTTGTGGGCATGGAGGAAAGTACAATTACAATATAAATATCGGATGTGGATCGACAGTGACAAGAAATGGAAAAGAGGTGATGATTGGGAAGGCATGTCAGAATCCATCGAAGAGGATCATTTGGGACGGTGTTCACTACACTGACGCCGCCAATAAATGGATTTTTCAACAAATTATGGATGGAAAATTTTCGGATCCACCTGTTCCTCTACGGTTGGCTTGCAAAGTGAAGGCATAA
- the LOC121998073 gene encoding alpha-L-fucosidase 3-like has product MASRCCFQWLLLAQAALTVAASSDSCHFPAVFNFGDSNSDTGGLSTAFGAARHPTMSPSFGKLVGRNCDGRLLVDFIASSLDLPFLSTYLNSIGTNFSHGANFATAGSTIRAFTRRVEGTFGSPTLGLLAASLMFWTGSHLKRRRLNVFLYLYHNNSIPIISLLFSFFSMASSYCLQWLLLAQALLIVAASSDSCHFPAIFNFGDSNSDTGGLSAAFGATPPPYGESFFGEPVGRYSDGRLLIDFIASSLGLPFLSAYLNSVGTNFSHGANFATSGSTIRQPYATLSQSGFSPISMDVQTWEFSQFKSRSQALIQRVGLFKDQLPKEEYFSQALYTIDIGQNDLTESYFINWTTKEVKSAIPDILDKFVLAIQSIYWEGGRYFWIHNTGPFGCLPYVLDRLTLKAPEVDRFGCGAPFNEVAQLFNRKLNQTLSRLRKDLPLGVFTYVDIYSIKRELLSHAHQHGFELPLVACCGHGGKYNYNINIGCGSTVTRNGKEVMVGKSCQNPSKRIIWDRVHYTDAANKWIFQQIVDGKFSDPQVPLTLACKAKI; this is encoded by the exons ATGGCTTCTAGATGCTGCTTCCAATGGCTCCTACTCGCCCAAGCTGCTCTTACCGTAGCCGCCTCCTCTGATTCTTGTCACTTCCCAGCCGTTTTCAACTTCGGTGACTCCAACTCTGACACTGGTGGGTTATCGACCGCCTTTGGGGCGGCCCGCCATCCTACGATGAGTCCTTCTTTTGGCAAGCTGGTCGGTCGGAACTGCGATGGCCGTCTCCTCGTCGATTTCATCG CGAGCAGCCTAGACCTCCCATTCCTCAGCACCTACCTCAACTCTATCGGCACCAACTTCTCTCACGGTGCGAACTTTGCCACGGCCGGGTCGACGATCAG AGCATTTACTAGGAGGGTGGAAGGTACTTTTGGATCCCCAACACTGGGGCTTTTGGCTGCCTCCCTTATGTTTTGGACCGGCTCACACTTAAAGCGCCGGAG GTTGAATGTTTTCCTCTATTTATACCACAACAATTCCATTCCAATTATCtcacttctcttctccttcttctccatggcTTCTAGCTACTGCCTCCAATGGCTCCTCCTCGCCCAAGCCCTTCTCATCGTAGCTGCCTCCTCTGATTCCTGCCACTTCCCGGCCATCTTCAACTTTGGCGACTCTAACTCTGACACTGGCGGGTTGTCGGCCGCCTTTGGGGCGACCCCGCCGCCCTATGGCGAGTCTTTCTTCGGCGAGCCGGTCGGTCGGTATTCTGATGGTCGCCTCCTCATCGATTTCATCG CGAGTAGTCTGGGCCTCCCGTTCCTCAGCGCCTACCTCAACTCTGTCGGCACCAACTTCTCTCACGGTGCGAACTTCGCCACGTCCGGGTCAACGATCAGGCAGCCTTACGCCACATTGAGCCAGTCTGGCTTCAGCCCCATCTCCATGGACGTCCAGACTTGGGAGTTCTCCCAATTTAAGTCTCGCTCCCAAGCACTCATCCAGC gtgtagGATTGTTCAAGGATCAACTGCCAAAGGAAGAATACTTCTCTCAAGCTCTATATACGATTGACATCGGCCAAAACGACCTCACGGAGAGTTACTTCATAAATTGGACTACTAAAGAAGTTAAATCGGCTATTCCTGATATCTTAGACAAGTTTGTTCTCGCCATTCAG AGCATTTACTGGGAAGGAGGAAGATACTTTTGGATTCACAACACTGGGCCTTTTGGCTGCCTCCCTTATGTTTTGGACCGGCTCACCCTTAAAGCGCCAGAGGTGGATCGCTTTGGCTGTGGGGCTCCCTTCAACGAAGTGGCCCAACTTTTTAACCGAAAGCTAAATCAGACTTTGAGTCGACTGAGGAAGGATCTCCCGCTCGGTGTCTTCACTTATGTGGATATTTACTCAATCAAGCGCGAGCTTCTAAGCCATGCGCACCAGCATG GATTTGAGTTGCCACTCGTAGCGTGTTGCGGACATGGAGGAAAGTACAACTACAATATAAATATCGGATGTGGATCAACAGTGACAAGAAATGGAAAAGAGGTGATGGTTGGAAAGTCATGTCAGAATCCATCGAAGAGAATCATTTGGGACAGAGTTCACTACACTGACGCCGCCAACAAATGGATCTTTCAACAAATTGTGGATGGAAAATTCTCGGATCCACAGGTTCCTCTAACGTTGGCGTGCAAAGCGAAGATATAA